A window of the Parabacteroides merdae ATCC 43184 genome harbors these coding sequences:
- a CDS encoding TolC family protein, which yields MLACVFGGKAQLTLTLERTITLAADSSLDAFRYKNMYLAGYWEYRTYKAGRLPSLTLNLTPAQYRRYFTQRYDSEADIDVYRKQQSFYAGGQLEIEQNFDLLGGTFYLDTDLDYMRYFGDQTYNQFSSVPIRLGYQQDLLGYNAFKWERKIEPLKYEKVKKELLYNVEQMSEQATTYFFALAMAQVEYDLAKENVATTDTLYRTGQERHKIASISQADLLTLKLDAVNARNTLKNAEIALKRAMFSLASYLNFDKNTEIRLRLPSRPRNMEISVDKALELARANNPTFLELRQQILEAQQQVDKTKKEAMFNAQINASVGFNQVSKNIQDAYKNLQQQEIVSLSVSIPLVDWGVRKGKHNIAKNNLLVTETSAKQKELTVEEDVIMTVGDFNIQQALIGSAEEAVDLAETAYSETKQRFMIGKADINSLTLSLNRQQEAQRNYISALQNYWLSYYKIRKLTLHDFETGVSLSNEFEYKYGL from the coding sequence ATGCTTGCATGCGTGTTCGGAGGAAAAGCGCAGCTCACACTGACGCTGGAACGAACTATCACACTGGCGGCCGACAGTTCGCTGGACGCTTTCCGATACAAGAATATGTATCTGGCCGGCTACTGGGAATACCGGACTTACAAGGCCGGCCGTCTGCCAAGCCTTACCCTAAATCTGACGCCGGCACAATACCGCCGTTATTTTACCCAACGATATGACTCGGAGGCTGATATCGACGTATATAGAAAACAACAATCGTTTTATGCGGGCGGGCAATTGGAGATCGAACAGAATTTCGACCTCTTAGGCGGTACATTCTATTTGGATACAGACTTGGATTATATGCGCTATTTCGGCGACCAAACTTATAACCAGTTCTCATCGGTTCCGATCCGCCTCGGCTACCAGCAAGACTTATTGGGGTATAACGCTTTTAAATGGGAACGGAAAATCGAACCGTTGAAATACGAGAAGGTCAAGAAAGAACTATTATATAATGTAGAGCAAATGAGCGAGCAAGCAACGACCTATTTCTTCGCTCTGGCAATGGCACAGGTGGAATATGATCTGGCCAAGGAAAATGTCGCCACGACCGACACACTGTACCGGACAGGGCAGGAACGGCATAAGATAGCTTCTATCAGCCAAGCGGATTTGCTGACACTGAAATTGGATGCCGTAAACGCACGCAACACATTGAAAAATGCGGAAATCGCCCTAAAACGTGCCATGTTCAGCCTCGCCTCTTACTTGAACTTCGACAAGAATACAGAAATACGCCTGCGCCTCCCAAGCCGCCCGCGCAATATGGAAATCTCGGTCGACAAAGCACTCGAATTGGCACGTGCAAACAACCCGACCTTTCTGGAGTTGCGCCAGCAAATATTAGAAGCCCAGCAGCAGGTAGACAAAACCAAGAAAGAAGCGATGTTCAACGCCCAGATCAATGCCAGCGTCGGATTCAACCAAGTGTCCAAGAACATACAGGACGCCTACAAAAATCTGCAACAGCAGGAAATCGTCTCTTTGTCTGTTTCGATCCCGTTGGTAGACTGGGGCGTACGAAAAGGGAAGCATAATATTGCCAAGAACAACCTGCTTGTCACCGAAACATCCGCCAAACAAAAAGAATTGACAGTAGAAGAAGACGTGATTATGACAGTCGGCGACTTCAATATCCAGCAAGCCCTGATTGGGAGTGCCGAAGAAGCGGTAGACCTGGCAGAAACAGCCTACAGCGAAACCAAGCAACGCTTCATGATCGGAAAAGCGGATATCAACAGTCTTACTCTGTCGCTGAACCGCCAACAGGAAGCGCAGCGGAACTATATTTCGGCTTTACAGAACTACTGGCTGAGCTATTATAAGATCCGAAAACTGACGTTGCACGATTTCGAAACGGGAGTTTCCCTTTCGAACGAGTTCGAATATAAATACGGATTGTAA